In the genome of Plutella xylostella chromosome 6, ilPluXylo3.1, whole genome shotgun sequence, the window TCACAGTTATTAATGGATTCTTTATTCTTTTAGGCACCAAAGACGATGCTAATTCATGATACTGTAGCTATTTCATAAATCCAACCAACCTCACATTTTTGATCTTGTTTGCTGCAATTTTATGGTCTTGTTATGCAGTCTGAATAAAAGTTTGTCACATGAGCTTGTTGGGCAAACTACAAAAGTAACTGTAACTGAATGAGGTACACACCTGTCACAAGGAGGCTCCTGCGGCACTCCGCTGCACAGGTGGATGAGTCCCTTTAGCAACGAGCCCACGTcgcgcgcgcgccccgccgcgTCGTCCGCGTTTATGTACACAAACTCCTCATTCTTAGGTATCGCAAACAGAGACTTTGCACTGGAAATAAATAGGAATCTGTTAGAGTGTGTGTTGTTTTTAGTACCAGGGTGGTAAGGGTAatgatacaaaattaattgAGCTTTCTATTATGAATTGGCCATTCTAATATTAGAATTTatagtaatttaatttgtatcTACTAGATTTCaggttgaaaaaaaataacctcTCTGCCCAGCAGtagaaaaataaatggtcTATAAAAAACAGGTTGTTAACTTACCAAACATTAGTGATGATCCTAGCCTTCCTCAATATAAAGTACAGCTGGTCTTCAACCGAGTGTTCCAGCCTCTTCAAGGCGGCCGGGTTCCTGCGCAGCTGCCTTGGGGCCCTGTGGAAGTGGAACAGCAGACGAGGGCAGCATGTGCGGCCGTGAGAGTCCCAGGTGCCACCAGCACCGCTTGATGCCAGGGCTTCTGTTGTCTGTGGTAGCAGTTCATTTCTGGAAATACAACAAAGCTTTTTAAAATcctattgtttttagtttagtCTGTAGTTTTTCTCTGCTCTTGTAAAGTAATGAAGATTTTgaagattttattatataaaactatattttaattCTTACCTGTAAGCATCAATAGCCTTGAATAGTTGTAAGTATCCCAAGTCAAATACAGGCGAAGGAGAGGATAACACAACAATGTGGCAGAGATGGAAGATGAGGGCAAATATCTTGCAGGACTCCGAGGCCAGGTCCCCGCTGGCCACCAGCCAGTGGGCATCATCTGCGTCCTTCTCTGACACCTTGGAGGCTTCCTCGAGGTTACACGCCAGCTCTGTCAGTTGTTTCGCGTCTAAATATGTTATGGCGTGAAGGTAAAGAATATTGCTCCGCTCGTCCCAATAGCATTTAATTCCAATCTGTAAGTGTAAATGTTATATTGATCATGAGATTAGTGCCTCTTATTATGTTCAACACTAAATTGAGTTagtaatgaaaaaaatgcGATATAATGGTAAGTGAAACTTACTTCATCACAATCTACTGAGGGTAAAAGTGGGGTTGTTTTGTTCGGGTAATCATACTCCGACTTGCCTATCACACCAACAACTACAATACGGTCTTTACGGGAAAAGTCCGGTACatcttttattgaaaattccttcattttatcaattaatttAGTACAATTTAGTagcaaattcaaaacaaaacacatcGAATCAAAACAAGTACCATAGAGAAAGGAGAAgagaaaataaattttgataaaacataATCTGTGAAGTATGGGACACAGacaaaaaaaaccggccaagtgcgagtcgggctcgcgcacaaagggttccgtttacagttaaatcaacctatctcaaaaactataagagatactttgatcaaaccaaaaatcgttgaaagagttaattagcatgcatcacctctattttttttagaattttataccccgtagttataaaaatagagggggggggacatactttttacgactttgagagctgatatctcaaaaaccgttcactttaagaaaaatgttttttagaaaactttatatcattttaaaagacctttccattgataccccacacgggtatgtacatcgaaaaaaaaaaattcatccctcagttacatgtatgggggccccacccccaattcttttttttactatttagtgtcatatttttgtagcggttcatacaacacatattcccatcaaatttcatcactgtagtacttatagtttccgagtaaatcggctgtgacagacggacagacggacagacggacatgacgaaactataagggttccgtttttgccattttggctacggaaccctaaaaacgagaAAGTGCAGTaaaacctcagaataataacgaccTTGaaacaagaaataaataagagAAAAGCCTTTCTTGGTCATTATCATGAATAAATTATCcctttatcatcatcactgaCTATAATTTCGTCATTTACCTTCTTTTGCATAAAGCTGTCTACTTGCTTAAAGGTAAATTCGACACAGAGTACGTTATAAATGTCAGAATCAGAAATGACAGTGACATATTTCAGCTGTTGTCGGGTCAACACAACATAACCTCTCTTCTTTTGAGTTTAGAAAGTAAATTCAATAAGAAATACCTTACTTTCAAGGTCTACAAGTGTCTAGTGACTGGAGAAATGGTTGTAATATCAGTGCTGTAGTCAGAAGTTTATTAACATGTATCCGCAATCAAAGAAATGACGTTGTGTGAACTTTAACATTTAGTGCAATAGTCAGAAACCTCATACTATCTTATCATAGTGATACACATCATACTATCTATAATTCTGTAGCTCCACGTACTTTCAAAGTCAGAAATGTCTTCCGTAACCGACGATATTTGCGATATGTTGGATAGCTATGGAGGAAGAGACAAGGTTAGTAGTTCATGACATTTAGTTTACTTCCTTGTTTTTATTGCTTACTTTGTTTACCTTAACTCCATATTGCAGGTGGTGCGTTTAGCCTGCTATTCCCTGAAGCTGTATGGATGCCTGCGCGGAGACAAAGGGTGGCAGAAGGCCGGCTCCCAGTTGTCCCATGCCCGGATGTTATTACGTCTGTTTGATGATCTGCCAACTCTTATGGGTACTCTTAGTTATGGATTAGGAAAACATGTGAgtgtgtttatttactttcttATGATGTCTTCTATTTTCACTACCAAGATAATTATGTGAGTATAAGTAAACTGTTTCTGATAATAATACTCTGTAATGGTAAAAGCTGTATATTGTGCGTGTAAATGGGAGCTcagaattaaaattgtattgatGCTACCTTGTATTGAAGGCAACTAGACTTAGTCTATTGTATGCATTCAAATCTGACCAAGTGGCAGATAATTCATTTTACACTGTCTCTTTTCATGGattcaaaatatattgtgAACCTAAATGTGCTTATTTGCTATATTTTTCAGGAGCCAACATTAACGGATGCGGCGCTAGGTGTTCTAGCCAATCTAGTAGACCAACTCTTCCTGCCTGTGGAGAAGGTGCTGTGGTTCCAAGAACTGGGCATCCTCAAGTTTTCCCCGAAGACAGCTGAGGCCCTAGACACTACCAGCACTGTGCTGTGGGCTGCTGGCCTTTACTTAGGATTGTTTCAGTAAGCATATtgttaaaatcattttattctaTACATTGAACCAAACTATAGAATGTATAGAGAGTAGAACATTAtagaacttatatttttataactagatgtaaataaagaatttcAATTGGGAATAACTTCTAATTAGTTAATGATAACaatttaatacttacttaatttaaagcTAATTGATAAATTACGAAATAATTGTGCACGTTATTTTGCAacagtaaaataaagtaaaattacGACCTATGCATTTGCATAAATGACACAaactgataaaaaaaatatgatgtcactttattgcacacacacATTGCTAATTTTATTCTCTTTCAACAGAACACTACAATCAATCCAGCGACTGCTATGGACTCGAGACTGCCTCCAACAATCTGAAGACAAGTGCTCCGACGCCAAGAAGAAGCTGGACGTGCGAATCATGCTGCAGTTCGTGACAGCCGGGAAGCTCTGCCTCGACATCACGCAGGCCGTCAGCTGCCTGCCCGCAGGGTGGCTGTGGGGGGAGCGGATAGGAGCCACCAAAGTTGCCGCCATTGCCACCTCGTCTTCCGTTATAGGATTAGTCTTGTATTTCGCTAAGAAACGGTTACTGAAATAGGTACTAAAGATAGACCTAGAATGACCTATTAAGAGGTAAGGTTGAGGTTGCGATGATTGATTCCTGCAACATATTTTTGCATTTTATCCGCCCATTTATTTGATGTCTAGTCTAATCGTAAATATTCCGATTGGTGCAAATTGCATTAGATTTTGATAAGGTGCTTGTTACAAATTGATCAAGATTACTTTTTAATAAGATTCGGTTgtgtattttgtaagtattatagtaTGTGTACTGAAACAATTATGAACAGATAGGACatgtatattaataaaatatgtatataactACATACTTATACCATTACCTATAACAAGACTttgtacatataatattttatgttttatagttaaattgtatataaattaattgataataatataagtgaTAAATGCGGCACGAACGTCCAATATCATTTatattcattgaaataaaCATAGCAAAgtcaataagtacctattgttgtgttttaattaaattaatcctGTAACATGAAAAAAGTAAACATACTTACCATCATTTACGTTTACGATAATAGGTGATGATTTAATCCAAGCATTTCTGCTGTGTCTTTGGTTAGATTCactaaatcatattttatcttatctttgcCAAACCTGAGATATATATCGACATGATAGAAAATACCAATGTAATTTCAAATGTAATTCATTGATAAAACTAGTAGTTAACGGTAGCTAGCAGGTACTCGAAATTTGTAGCTCCTGTTTCGGCCTCAGACTTTTCTGGTTAATTTTAGTGTTGTTCTATTCATTCCAGTAAAAAGTGTGTCGTGTTAGAAAAAGATAATATGGAAGTGGTGGTGAATGAGTTAACCGATTTGTTGCAGTCACATGCTAATCGCGataaggtatttattaaagtgaTTATGTTTATGACCCGTTAACACTAAACAGTGATTTAATTACCAATGCAATGAATGATGAAATGTGTACACTGAAAGAATAACTTTTAATAGGTAGTTACCAAGTGATTTACCTATATGTAAATGTATTAAACCAcataaataatcataaattgAAGTCCTTTTGCCGAGCTCCCCCTGTAACGAGGAGGTAGATATAACTTATATTCACACATTTTACACTGAGACGGTGGATACTAAAGTGGATACTATGAACGTCGATAACTATAACCAACTACTTTATCCCTTATTCCCTTGCCCATATCCATATACAGGTATTGTCGCTAGCGAGCTACGTGTGCAA includes:
- the LOC119694229 gene encoding peroxisomal membrane protein 11C-like, with product MSSVTDDICDMLDSYGGRDKVVRLACYSLKLYGCLRGDKGWQKAGSQLSHARMLLRLFDDLPTLMGTLSYGLGKHEPTLTDAALGVLANLVDQLFLPVEKVLWFQELGILKFSPKTAEALDTTSTVLWAAGLYLGLFQTLQSIQRLLWTRDCLQQSEDKCSDAKKKLDVRIMLQFVTAGKLCLDITQAVSCLPAGWLWGERIGATKVAAIATSSSVIGLVLYFAKKRLLK